From the genome of Reinekea thalattae:
AAGCCGATCACATACAAAATAGCATTGCTGCTGTACTGCCGCGTTAATATCTTGGTGAGTGTGTCGCTGAGTTCGGTAGCGATAAGTAAACACAATAAAACCGCCGTAATAGAAAGGCTGGTGATCAGTATTTCTTTGTAAAGGTAGCGGTTTATTTTCATTAGCAATATAAGGTTATTAGTAGTCTTTTATTAGTTCGTTTTTTGAGCTTGATAAGAACAGGTCGTCGTTATTTAAAGCTAACACCATAAATATATTGCATGCCATCGTTTTCTTGGAAGCCAGCAAACCATTGTAGGCTGTTTACATAGCGCAGGTTCATTTTGTGCTCGGCACTTAACGTTAGGTTAGTACGGTTTAAATCTGACTCAACTGCTTTAGTGAAATCCCACCACTTGCTACTAACTTCAAATTTGCGAATAAGGCTTAGCTCTAAAGGTAGGCTGTTTAGCTTGATGGAAAGGCCTGCATTAAGTAAGTCGTTTTGGCCTTCACCGTTATAGACATCTGGGATTTCAGGGCCAAACTGGCCTGTAATATAGGCGAAGGGTGTTTCGATGCCGTGCGTGTAGAATGCATAAAAGCGCACAACATCAGGTTCTAAAGGGCGGTTAGCTGCGGGTTCTGTTACACCGACGGTAAAGGTATTGTGATCTTTGATTTGTACCGTCGTTAGGAAAGCAGGATCGCCAAGCGTGTAGCGATTGTCTTCGTTATCAGCGGTGTTTAAATAGACCCAAGGAACCGAGGCGCGAAATAAGATCTCATCTGAGACGTTTTTTTGCAGCAAAATACGCGGCAAGTCGATTCGGTAGCCGTCGTCATTGCGAATTTCACCACTACCTTCATTGATACCTAATTTGAAGATGACTTCGCCACCTGAGGCCTCATTTTTAACCTGTGATGGCTGTAAAAAGGTATCAGTTAATAGATTGTCGGCCTGAAGGGCGCTACTGATAAGGCTGAATAGGGCGATGGTGCTGGCTTGGCGGAAAAGGTTTGTAGGTATCATAGTGGCTCTGTCTAACGGTAAACGAGATTAAATTAAGCGTATAAACATATTCTTGGTATGCGTAAAAGTTGACCAAGGCTTTATCTGGATCAAAATAATACCCTAATCCATGCTGTTATGCTGAGATTACTTTCAGTCTCTATAAAAAAATATTACCCTACATGGCTTAGTTAAACTATTGATGGAACCCTGTTTATTATTTGCCGCTGTGAGGTTCTGTTAAGCCAGTTTTTATTACGATTAGACTTCGTGTTTGCTGTGGTTACTTGTTTGAGCGCTGCGGTCATCTGTTTAGATTAGAGTAGCTGTTAAACTGCGCTTATTTAAAATTTAAAACTTTCAAATTCAGTTATTTCATATTAAGGAACCCTAATGACGTTGACCTGCTTCAAAGCCTACGATATTCGAGGAGAGTTGGGAGTCGAACTCAATGTGGATATTGCCTATAAGATAGGCCGAGCTTTCGCTTCATTCTTAAAGCCTAAAAAAGTGGTTGTCGGTTGGGATGTGCGAGAAACCTCGCCAGAATTAAAAGATGCCTTTGCTCAAGGTGTTTTAGACTACGGTGCAGACGTGATCGATCTAGGTCTCTGCGGTACCGAAGAGGTGTACTTTGGCACCAAGTTTTTACAGGCCGACGGTGGTTGTATGGTAACGGCAAGCCATAACCCGATTAATTACAACGGCATGAAAATGGTACGTGATGAAGCCAAGCCGATTTCTGCTGATACCGGCCTTAGCGACATTCGTAAAATGGCAGAAGAGGAAAGCTACGATGCCAAAGCTGCTACGCCAGGTACGCTGACCCAGTTGGATAATCGAGCTCACTATGTTGAGCATTTGATGAGCTACATCGATATCGCCAATTTAAAGCCGATGAAAATCGTCGTAAATGCCGGTAATGGTGCCGCAGGTCCAAGTTTGGACGCCATTGAAGCCGAGCTTAAAAAGCGTGGTGCACCGATCAAGTTGATTAAAATTAACCACGAACCTGACTCCAGCTTCCCTAATGGTATTCCAAACCCATTATTGCACGACCAGCAGCCAGTGACGGGCAAAGCCGTGAAAGACCATGGTGCCGATCTAGGTATTGCTTGGGATGGTGACTTTGATCGCTGTTTCTTATGGGATGAGGACGCTAATTTCATTGAGGGTTATTACATCGTTGGCCTGCTGGCGGAAGCCTTTTTGGCGAAGCAGCCGGGCGCTAAAATTGTTTATGATCCAAGATTAACCTGGAATACCCTTGAAATTGTTGAAGCCGCTGGCGGCGAAGCTATCCAATCGGTTTCTGGTCATGCCTTTATTAAAGAGAAGATGCGCTCAGAAGATGCCGTCTACGGTGGTGAGATGTCGGCGCACCATTACTTTAAAGACTTCGCTTATGCAGATTCAGGCATGATTCCTTGGTTATTGGTTGTTGATTTACTGAGCCGTAAGAACACCACCCTTAAAGCCTTAGTGGAAGATCGCATGGCGAAATTCCCAAGCCCAGGTGAAATTAACAGCAAGGTAGCCGATGCCGATGAAGCCATGGCGCGCGTGTTTGAGCAATATAAAGCAGACGCTATTGCCGTTGAGCGAGTGGATGGTCTTTCATTATTCTTTGAAAACTGGCGCTTTAATTTGCGTAAGTCCAATACCGAGCCGGTTATCCGTTTAAACGTTGAAACACGTGGTGACCGAGCATTGATGGATGAAAAGACTCAAGATTTGTTGGCTTTGATTCGTCAATAGTCACTATGAGTCATTAGCGGTACTACGCTGGTTTAGCGCTAGCTAACAGATAGTTTACCGCCAGCTAACAAGTCGCTTAGCGCCAGAAAAAACAAAGCCAGCTTATGCTGGCTTTTTTGTGCTTGGAGTTTATTAGGTAAGAAGGGGATCAGTACCTTTCAGCTTTTCGCTCTTTATTTCGGTCGAGTTATTCTGTTCGAGCGTACAAAAATATAGAGGCTTTAATGATGTCTTCACTGTTGGTTGCACTGAGACCTTCGGTGTCCATAATCCAGCGACGCTGCTCGTCTAGGTCAAAGCTGTCGATGTTATCGAAGCAGTCGTATTCGGAAATAACATCGTATTCACATTCTTTCTGATATGCCTCAAACATCAAATCTAAGCAATATTGAGTCGATATCGGGTCTTGGCAGTAAAGCTCACCATCTTCTAGATCTAGATCCCACTCTTTGAGAATGTCTAAAACAGACTCACCCTTATCGAGTAAATCCTGAACCGATGGGGTGTCGCTGTTGAACTGTGCGGTTTCAAAATCAATCAGCCATTCTTCTTCTGGTCGAATCAGTACCGTTTTGTATTGGCCATCTTTTAACGACCAAGAAACCGCATAAGGGTAGCCGGATTCGATATCAGTCATTTCAAAAGCAATAAAGGTAGGGATATTCATAGCATCTCATCAGTGTTTCGGTTGCCGCTAATGATCTCATGGTGCAGGCAGAATAATCCAGTCTGCGATTTTTTAGTTTATACCGTTATCTAATTTGCGGGTCATGTTAAAAATGGCGGCTTTAGTTTAGAGTTCGCAGCCGTTTTGTAGTTTTAAATAAGGTTAATCAGAAGGGAGAGAGCGTGATGAGCGACGAAAACGAGCGAATTGCTAGAGATTTCAGCGCGCGCAGTGCAGAAGAGCAGCAGGCATTTTTAGAAAATACTTGGTGCAATCAGTGCCAGCAGGTCGATTTGGGGATGGTTGAGCCTATTGAGTACGAGTTTTTAGGTCGTATTTTTATCGAAGGTAAATGCTCTGTTTGTGGTGAGCCTTCAATTACCGAAGTGGTTGATGACGAAGACGACGATTGATGGTTGATGAGTAATGAGTGATGTTTCGGTTATTTATGAAGATGAGTACCTGATCGCGGTCGACAAGCCTGCCGGTTTGCTTGTTCATCCGTCATGGCTTGATCGCCATGAAAGCGATACGTTAAGTCATCGATTAAAAAGCTATTTTCAGCAGCAGGGCGCTAGCCATAAGGTGCATACAGTACACCGATTAGATCGACCGACCAGTGGCATTATGTTGGTGGCGAAATCTGAAGCGGTGGCGCGTGATCTAGCCGAACAGTTTCGTAATGGATCGATTAAAAAGCGCTATTGGGCGATTTGCCGTGGCTTTTGTGAGCCTGAATTTAGCGTCGATTATGCCTTGGTTGAGCAGCTCGATAAAATCGCCGATAAATACGCTCAGCAAGATAAGCCTGCACAGCCTGCCGTTACTTACTTTAAGCGTCTCGCCATTGCCGAGCTGGCGCATCCAGTCAGTCGATACTCAAAAAGTCGATTCTCTTGGTTGGAGTGCCAGCCTGAAACAGGGCGTAAGCACCAAATTCGTCGTCACCTAAAGCATGTTCGCCACCCCATTTTGGTGGATAGCCGGTACGGTTGCAGGCATCACAATAAGCTAGCTCAACAGCAGTTGGGTATTGCCTCGCTAGCCTTGAGGGCGGTTTCTATCGATTTTTTCCATCCTGTACTAAATAAAAATATGATGCTCGAAGTCCCTGCAAACCCCTTATGGCTCAGTGCTTTACGTGAATTTGGCTGGTTTTAGACGATAAATTTAGTTTGTATACTATTTGAGGTTTAGAATTGGCTTTGTTATGGTTGTGTCAACTTTTGCAATACAAGAGGACTCGTCAAACGGTTACCAGCCCCTAACCAGGCTCGGTTTTAGACTATTTGAACGAATAGTATATGAATATCTTAGAGAACAGTTTAGCCACGCTATTACTCCCGTTCCTTTCTGCTACTCGTGCCACAATTAGTCGGCCTGCAAAAGTTCTTCTTCCTTACCGTTTTTGTTTTTTATACCTCTTATCCCTAACTCGTAATACACAATTTCCCCTCTCTATAAAACGTAACAACCGTCTTGGCAGCTATTAGCTAGGTTTTGCTATGGGTTGTCTGTACAAAAAATAATCAAGGAATGCAATGAAATGAAAATTAAATTAAGTATGGTTTTGCCAGTTGTGACTGCGCTGCTGTTAGCGGCCTGCTCACAAGAAGGTGCTGAAGATTCGGTTGCTGAATCAGAAAGTCATCAGTGTGAGAACGTTACAATTGCAGAAATGACTTGGAGTTCTGCTTCATTGTGGGCGAATATCGATAAGGTGATTCTGGAAAACGGCTTTGGCTGTGAAGTGGAATTAGTACCTGGTGACACCCTGGCGGCAACAACATCGATGATCGAAAAGGGCGTACCAGCAATTGCCCCTGAGTTGTGGACTAATGGTGTTGTTGATGTACTGGAAAAAGGTGTTGAGGACGGCAAGGTCGAATATGTTGGTCGTTCACTTTCTGATGGTGGTCAAGAAAACTTATGGGTACCTAAGTACATGGTTGATCAATACCCAGAGTTAGCAACACTTGAAGGTGTTAAAAAACACGCAG
Proteins encoded in this window:
- a CDS encoding pseudouridine synthase yields the protein MSDVSVIYEDEYLIAVDKPAGLLVHPSWLDRHESDTLSHRLKSYFQQQGASHKVHTVHRLDRPTSGIMLVAKSEAVARDLAEQFRNGSIKKRYWAICRGFCEPEFSVDYALVEQLDKIADKYAQQDKPAQPAVTYFKRLAIAELAHPVSRYSKSRFSWLECQPETGRKHQIRRHLKHVRHPILVDSRYGCRHHNKLAQQQLGIASLALRAVSIDFFHPVLNKNMMLEVPANPLWLSALREFGWF
- a CDS encoding phosphomannomutase CpsG (capsular polysaccharide biosynthesis protein; catalyzes the formation of D-mannose 6-phosphate from alpha-D-mannose 1-phosphate), producing the protein MTLTCFKAYDIRGELGVELNVDIAYKIGRAFASFLKPKKVVVGWDVRETSPELKDAFAQGVLDYGADVIDLGLCGTEEVYFGTKFLQADGGCMVTASHNPINYNGMKMVRDEAKPISADTGLSDIRKMAEEESYDAKAATPGTLTQLDNRAHYVEHLMSYIDIANLKPMKIVVNAGNGAAGPSLDAIEAELKKRGAPIKLIKINHEPDSSFPNGIPNPLLHDQQPVTGKAVKDHGADLGIAWDGDFDRCFLWDEDANFIEGYYIVGLLAEAFLAKQPGAKIVYDPRLTWNTLEIVEAAGGEAIQSVSGHAFIKEKMRSEDAVYGGEMSAHHYFKDFAYADSGMIPWLLVVDLLSRKNTTLKALVEDRMAKFPSPGEINSKVADADEAMARVFEQYKADAIAVERVDGLSLFFENWRFNLRKSNTEPVIRLNVETRGDRALMDEKTQDLLALIRQ